AATCTATATTAAATATAGAACCTTGTATGCGATTTCTTGCTAATTTGTCGAATGGTATTAATTGCAATTTAGCATATCATATCGAAGGCCCTGTTAAGAACATAAAATAGGATTTTAGTTATGTTAACTGTAAGCCTCTATTTCCAttaacgcacgcacactaaaacaaaatgactgacgtatcgctagtgtaagacgtagctgtcatgaacactaaactaataaacctggcctgttgtcctAACAGAAAAAGGATCTATCTaaacacataaattatctaagttctaTCCCTCAAAAGGTCTTATATAGTTGTGCGGCGTTAATATAGCACTTAGAGCCTTTTATACACGCATGGCATGTATGTAAGCTATCCTTATAACAGAAtctttaaacataattttaattttaactttaataagtTCATATAAAAAAGTGGCTCCTCTACTCCCCCGAATACGAGGCAGTAGTAACATTTATCTGAGGGCGAAAGCCGACAAGCGGGGACTGTCCGTATGTTGACCACTTGTCACAAAGTACATATAATTACTAACACTATTAGATTATAAGTTTACTCAATGGATCATAGTtatctgaaaataaatgtttaatttatttattatttatcaaattttgcTTACGTCACTTTTAACAATCCCCAGTAATCAAAAGCGATTATTTACGATACGATTTTATTATCAGGTCTGACCAATGAGCATTGGCATGGTCAACCAATTGAGCTGCAATTggtttttatattcatttatttaccaTTATACAAGATGgacctggtcaagatcgccggaatacgttggggGCAAGGggttgagggcagcgcaggaccgatcgtcgtggaaatctttgggggaggcctttgtccagcagtagacctGATTACGATGATGATTTGCCATTAAATAGGATGGTACAAATTTGGTCTTACAATAGCTTAAAGTATCTCCTATTTAGAAATTACCAATAGCATGCAAACTTGTCTttgtcatatatttttattacaatattttatatttacacaaaatgattatttcaaaaattataaaaaaattgactgACCGATTTGCGTGCATTgcgaatataatatagatatccAAGGATTACTGTGGTTTAAGATTAATGCTCTAAACAGATTAAAACAATGCAGCTTATTAGACATTACTCGATTTAAATAAATcctctaaatattatatttatataaaattttgtttattaaaaaacaccATAGTGCTTTTCATGATATTTCTACTAAGTGTTTCATGGCAATCTTTGAAATGAAAGTACAGTACAATGGTAGACATGTGCAgtattttactataattttaagttaattcattaataataatcaaaaataaattaaaaattatatggcGCTTACGTAAATTGCATCTGAACGGTTTCGCGCTCTTTCTATCTTATCACCTAATATTGGAGTGAGAGGATTTACCGATTATAAAACTCCGATTTGCAATAAAATAGAATCTGGGTCCAAAATAACTTGTTCCCTTTTTCTAGGTGGGAATAGCAAACATATTGTTATCAAAGTGGAGGACGATACAAAATGGTTCGCGTGTTCTGTCTGTGATTACAAAGTGAAAACCCAGAGGACACTGGAAGAACATATCGAAGCTGTACACAACTATGTGAAGTGCGAATATTGTGACGAAAAAGTGGAGATGAATCGGCGGCTGTCGCATTACGAGGCTGTGCACGATAAAGTGATGGAGATATGCGATCTGTGCGAGCACCTGTTCGACGGAAAAGTCCATTTGGACGAACACCGAAAGATTTGTGCGATAGGCGAGTATGCGTTGCTATATTATACGGGTGGGGAAATTTCTGccaattatcataattttattgattGAGTTGGTTTGGTTATGCATAAAAGCTAGATGGAAGTTTTTCTGCATAGAATCACAGAGCGAATGGGAATGAGTGTTTGGAACGATAGATTTAGGTGTAGATTCCACGGAGACCGGTAGAAATGTTGGTCCATGTTAGACTATCAAATATAAGAGAGCTTGCATATATTTATAGAGCGAAAGAGAGTGAAGGTTTTGGTCGACCTAGATATGGGTACATATAACTACCAGTAGGAGGCCAGGGAGTCTAAAAAAGATCCCAAGTCAAGTCAGCCATATTACATGTAAGTACATTATGAGTGGGAAGACAAAGATGttaattgtatatttgtatgaccatttcttataatatcctaaaaaaagcccgctgggtCTTTTGCGCTACTTATATTAATATCTGAGGCATAATTTTTCGAACGGGGTGAAAGATTCTGATATTCATTATCTCTATTCAATGCCTATCCACTACTAGAAGTTTGCCGTCAGTTCAGCAAACTTCGTCCAGTTTTGTGCCAAGCAAAACAAGTCTTTCACTATGTTGATGTTGGTCTGTTCCCGGATGTTTCAAAGTAGAGATTTTTTTGCGATTAACGCTTCGCTTGGCCTCGAAATTGAGGTTGTATCTCCTCATCAGAAGTTGTAAACGGTCGTATCTCTCATGACCGGTTTCTGCTGATGCGctccaatattttatattcgaaACTTTCTGGGTCCAGCTAATGCGTAGTATTAATTCTCCGGTAGCACAATATCTCGAAAGCGGctgaaagtaataaaaattatgatgataAGCTTTTTCTCATCCTCCACTCGCCTTGATTAAGTTTTGTTCTTCACCTGCTCTCTTCAGTATGCATCTGATGGAGCCAGAATCTTATCATGAAATGTATGGTCAAACCACCTCAAATGAATCGTGTCTTGTCATTCGTAATGGCCAGTAACAACAAAATACTAACATCACTAACTGatattcattcaatttataCAACGGTATTTTCTTTAAGCAGTCAGTAAAGACATAAACAAGATCGAGGACGAAAAGGGCGTTAAATACGCTTGCAGAATCTGTGACTTCCGATCGAAAGTACGGAAAACAACGTTATCTCATATGAGAAGCCGCCACGCCTTCACTAACTGCCAGATCTGCAAACTCCGGCTGAGAAGAGAACAACTCCACTTACACAACATGACGGTTCACAGCATCCCTATACCGAGGTGCAATGTTTGCGGTCAAGTATTTAATAGCGAAAATAAACTGAGCAAACACCAGGAAAATGTTTGTCATAATGGcgagtataattttttataaaattttacgaaAGTCTTTTCTGATAGCATCTGATCTCATaagataaaagaaaattaaatagtcCAGTAGTATTATCATATACTTGTGGCGTACTCTCTCAGTCATTAATTCTTATCATCTTCTTAGCATGTAGTGATTTTGTTGAATATATGCTAACCTTAGAGACACCATTAAATTACAGCTTGTGTTTGTAactatttcaaattcaataaaaattttgttcccTTTAAAAACTGTGCTCCGAAAATGACaaaagttttttgtttttagctGAAATCGTAAAAAAGTATTCGGTTTTGGAAGAAAAGGGCAAAAAGAAATATGCGTGCAATATGTGTCCACTGAAACTTGACACTTGCCTATCAATAATACGTCACGTCTCCAGGGTCCACAGCGAATTCGTGAGCTGTGCGCTCTGCAAAGTCAAAATAATGCGGACACATATTGCGGCCCATAAGGAGAAAGAGCACGGGATGAAGTCTCCGGCCTGTGGAGTTTGCGGAAGAGTTTTCAACAGCAAAAGCAAAATGGAAAAGCATCAACAGGTTGCTCATATGGGCGAGAGCAACTATAAATGCCCGCACTGTCCAAAGTCTTTCCGATGGAAGACAAACTTGACCTATCATTTGAATATACATTTGGGTATCAAGAATTATGCGTGCGATCGATGTGACGCAAAGTTTGTGCAACCGAATAGCTTGAATTATCACATGAAAAAGCATCATCCTTCTTAAGACGCTTTTTTAAGCTTTTCTTTAACTCCGTAGGTAGTTTTTAGGTTAAATTGAATTAGAAGCAGTTTCTTTAAAGCTATTTCACTGAATCCTTTTGTACTGCTGATATTATGTGttgtaatgttttcaaaatGGCTGCTATCATAAAATGGCGActggtttatattttttaagcagTTAGTGAAGTGTATGTAGAACCTCTTATTGTTGGATAAAAGTTATACTAATTTTTATACGagttgtcgtatcaccgctcttcgacaacacttcccttaaagcctcgcctagtatcggaatactgggtctcgaaatctcgagcgattcccaatgtcgtggccatctggaaggcaaagccaaattggcttcgaagacactgagcgtcattaatagagaacggcaatacttcaagcgctctacaaagcgtcatcatctctggtctggtgcaccccagtatcagctcgatccatttgaccgcgtgcaacgtacagcagctcgaattgtcggggacccagtgctctgtgaaaggctggatcacttggcgttgcgtagagatgtcgcttcattgtgtgtcttctaccgcatttatcacggggagtgttccgtagagctgcttaacctgattcctgctgccgaattgcACCTTtgctcgacacgccacaagttaggatatcatttcCACCATCTggacctttcttccacgtactagaaagctgtggaatgaacttccttgtgcggtgtttccgggaagatacgacatgggtgcctaaacctaaaaaagcgcgtaaaccttccttaaaggccggcaacgctcctgtgatttctctggtgttgcaagagattttgggcggtggtgatcacttaacaacaggtgacccgtacgctcgttagtcctcctattccataaaaaaagagttacaaaacccaggtttttaaccagtgtatTGCCAGTAATGACAAACAGAACGCAGATGTcctcgctaactatgggccttaaggaggaagctcatggtcgctcggagggcaatggagagaggGCTTTGCTCGGGAGTCGGCCTGCCAGATCGAGATccttaggagaaccaaagtcactgacatagcccatatggttgcgaaactgaagtggcagtgggcagggcacatagctcgcacagatggccgttggggcagtaatgtcctcgaatagcgaccacgtaccggaagacgtagtattggtaggcccccacaagatcgaccgacgatctggtcaagatcgccggaataggttggatgagggcagcgcaggaccgatcgtcatggcgatctttgggggaggcctttgtccagcagtggacgtttggCTGAAAGCTTGATGAtgatatttgaatataaaataatgacacAGCATAAACTCTAAACGATTacaactttttaaatataatttccattttttttttaccaaaatttatggacgatgcggagTCTCTAACCCAACGTGTTTACCTCTAAGCTAACCTGAAGTCTGAAGCATTGCATTGTATATCTTGGCATATTTCTTGTAAAATCACTTACGTTTCAACGAGCGAAATATTAACTCCTAAGTCCTATTCCTAATTTTCTAAATGTTATGAGTTACCTTCTGTGTTTATTCCGCTAAGATTTATCTTCAGCCAAATCTCGTCATAGAGTCCGTCGGGTTGGCGtctcctaaggatgcctcgtgtagaggcaaaccACATGTCGAATTGGTAGAAGATAAATTTTAGAGGAATGAACGCTTAAGATAACTTACTATTTCAATAATTTGGCTGTAAAGCAAATCCTGTAGATAGATCCACGACGGATGAGCTGGACATACAAACCAGGAGTTATGAAAGACGCGTCAAAAAGACGGTTGATATCTTAGAAGTAGTTGTTATCTTAGGGCTAGAGCGCTAGAGGCATCCAGTCTCGGTTAGAAACCCGCACCGTCGTTTAATTAAGTAAAGATATAATTTTGGATTTAGTAAGtcctataaaatatgttttaaaatgatGTAAATGTTAATGTATCAAATCATTTTAGTAAAGagtatattttaaagaaaattattattgatctaaaaattattaccttatataatatgattaattaaGATTAAAAGAAATAGGATTATCTTAACCTCATTTTATAGGTGTTTTCATctctaataatatttaaatttctttataattgtgagatatatattttagtaaggTTTATGTTTTACTTGTAAGGTTTAACCTTTCCACATATTGGATCAGCGACGCTTTTTGAACTGTTGTTGTTctaatatacagtacctacgaTCGAGATTAGTATTttgtttgataaataatatttagatgttttcttgagtgttaattccgccaatattcgtcttcaaacaattcgcatgtaacacgtgtttcgcctctacacgaggcatccttaggagatgttgactcgccaaactctggcacgagacggttagaaataataaaacacaaatataatatgtttacattgttgattgaacaaaaaaaatttggtttCTTCACCATTATTACGTATCTCTTTCGgaggtaatacgtcacaacagccgatcAATCACAGAGCGCCAACTCATGCGACGAAGGCATAAAAgagcagtctcgtgccagagtttggcaagTAAACATCTcttgaagatgcctcgtgtagaggcgaaacacgtgtcgaattgtttgaagacgaatattggcggtattaacactcaagaaaactcaaaacatttggataattatggatttccgtaaaataactcctacttcaataaattttcaataatatttagataCGAAATTCATACTGAtgaaatatgaataatatttttttgcataattaaataaaaaactcgaGTGCAattagtttaacattttattagaaataagttttaactgtaaatacatatttttgtcatcacaattttaattatgaaatcgGATTTTATCCTGATACAGCAAGTATCCATACTGTCTGTCTGACTGAAGAGATGGACCTTTAACGTAGTTGGTCgcgtaactttaaaaatattacataatataacatgcTGTATTAGACCGATGTCGTAATAGtcggatgaaacccattggaaactTGGAAATGAGAGACGATAACGAaaagaatataacaaaatgaaaggaaaaataaattacgggcgatctgaggtcgggaagtggacgGGGAGGGGGAGGTGTTTTAAGggtaaaaacggtttatctcgatttccggcaaaactgcaagGTCTATGGAATAagtcaaatggcaaagttgtaggtaataaaaagatctacagcTTTTgtcattttaacataaattttgagggtatgtcaaaaaattgttttttaccTTAAAgcaccccccttttccacttcccgacctcagatcgcccataatttatttttcttttaatttttgttatattctcttccgtttctaatgggtttcatcctactatttttttttcatattatcattttcaaaggcacTGGTCCATATATGCAGAAGGCGTTGGTcatttaaacgcacttaaaattgaaatatgtgtgttttacagtttccactaataatttaaaataattctatacaatttgggcagctttaccccttagaattcacaataaaTAATGTTTCCTCGAACTGAGCACTCTGGCTTAGGTATATATTGGTCACGACCATCTACCGTggtgatgctaccaactgttagttagTAGTTGGCACTagagtagtgccaactaacttacacgaatcaagtaagttaagatctgaatataatatgctattatagttatttctaattatggtgataattatattaaatagtatttaaaatatattaacagtagttaaatgaatgttattattaattgggatatatTGTGACAGTTCATGACGATGATAGTGCCTGTTAACAAATCAAGCTGACATATATGAAGACCGAACTGGACTTTAAGTCAACGCCAACAGATATTAATGTTTGCCCTTGGGATTTGTGGATGTCATGGCAGATTTAACGGGCAATTAGTGATGCTGCATGGTGCATCCTAGTTGCCATTTTAATGACTCATGAGTTATCCTTGGTATATGTACTTCATGTTCCaatatacctacatttattataaataatatgttatgatttttttaaaattgataaccctcacttctaggattaatacacgaataaaatttgaaaaacaaaattttatgaacgatgcgggattcgaacctacgaccaccggcgttccgtgccggtgctctaaccaactgagctaaccgttcgagtaccgcctcgttataaaattctgtttgctttgttcaactctcaggctgtggcttttCGAATCTAcgcgaacggttagctcagttggttagagcaccggcacggaacgccggtggtcgtaggttcgaatcccgcatcgttcataaaattttgtttttcaaattttatttgtacatttatcatattaatatcactataataatagtgtatccgtgacattacaatatcACCAAAACCacgccgttaaattgtaagaaatgacatcgtatgacaatctaccgttttactataatatcactagtgaaattgtaatatcacggctttgacaatatacctgcgacatacatacaataattgctcgtttaaattggacaaaattacgattacatccATCACAAAAGCATCGATGATTTAAGAGACCTTGCTTATTGCTAGATTTTAATGatagaattataataatgttaatttagtataatattatatatattatattaattactattttaaactgtaattttagtatttaccataattattaatgtttcaattaataaatattatgttctaaatgtattttgtattttattattgatttaatgCACCGATACTATCGAATTTATTCAATAATACCATCGATCTCAGAGACGCTTATAAAGAGTGAACCCTTTATAATACCACGTTGGGGAAACAGATCTTACTCCCGACGTCTGCTATCAAAACTACTGTTGACCAGACGGTACGTCTGCTTGGGACACAACGGTAGCagatattttttcgttaaatatacacagagtaagaCAAGACAAGCGATATACCACAATAAAGGTAAtataacagactataaaagtaagaatatttaattttaaaacttttatctgTGTAgatacgacaagccgtcaaaatgcggtcagccgttcagccctactttaaacgaaatttgtttaaattacgcagtatctattgtttatgtaatctaacaaagcgctagtttgtttaataactaaagcattgacgttcgtttttataaacaagccgaaacacttcaaaagcaataaattttatcgtaacacgagcccgttgaaattggcgtcggtaacgcgcggcggcttAAGACGGGCTTGTGCGCCACGCGCTTTGTGGCAGCTTAGCCAATGACGGGTTATTTATCATTTGACCACACATATAGCCGAGTTGTGAGTGAGCCTTCTTACTAAGATATAggtaccgggttcgaatcccggtaggtgcaaatatttatatcatgaatatgaatgtttgtttccgagtcatagatgtttatatgtatttttgtaaacttaaaaaagtatatcgtttgtaaataaaatttatgaacgatgcgggagtcgaacCGAATccataggatctactttacagttgaaaacCTGCACAACCCACATAAatgcatattatgaaattgacttgagataaaaaaaaa
The sequence above is a segment of the Leptidea sinapis chromosome 29, ilLepSina1.1, whole genome shotgun sequence genome. Coding sequences within it:
- the LOC126973462 gene encoding zinc finger protein 808-like isoform X2, coding for MASENEVWKIENDLCRCCHNEGKFVNLVEPRIYLNQKEVYGEMLKDCFSIDIKPVPGVLCASTYTICDMCITQLRDAISFQKQILHCEKKFLDLYEKNAIKAKTEIIVKTEVDIEIEDDAKQNDSLMSFDEDDYSPEEDIEYELKIENESDDDQPLVPKKRPKANPKPVPKPEPVSSKKPDSGGAKKKKEGGNSKHIVIKVEDDTKWFACSVCDYKVKTQRTLEEHIEAVHNYVKCEYCDEKVEMNRRLSHYEAVHDKVMEICDLCEHLFDGKVHLDEHRKICAIGDKDINKIEDEKGVKYACRICDFRSKVRKTTLSHMRSRHAFTNCQICKLRLRREQLHLHNMTVHSIPIPRCNVCGQVFNSENKLSKHQENVCHNAEIVKKYSVLEEKGKKKYACNMCPLKLDTCLSIIRHVSRVHSEFVSCALCKVKIMRTHIAAHKEKEHGMKSPACGVCGRVFNSKSKMEKHQQVAHMGESNYKCPHCPKSFRWKTNLTYHLNIHLGIKNYACDRCDAKFVQPNSLNYHMKKHHPS
- the LOC126973462 gene encoding zinc finger protein 808-like isoform X1, producing MASENEVWKIENDLCRCCHNEGKFVNLVEPRIYLNQKEVYGEMLKDCFSIDIKPVPGVLCASTYTICDMCITQLRDAISFQKQILHCEKKFLDLYEKNAIKAKTEIIVKTEVDIEIEDDAKQNDSLMSFDEDDYSPEEDIEYELKIENEESDDDQPLVPKKRPKANPKPVPKPEPVSSKKPDSGGAKKKKEGGNSKHIVIKVEDDTKWFACSVCDYKVKTQRTLEEHIEAVHNYVKCEYCDEKVEMNRRLSHYEAVHDKVMEICDLCEHLFDGKVHLDEHRKICAIGDKDINKIEDEKGVKYACRICDFRSKVRKTTLSHMRSRHAFTNCQICKLRLRREQLHLHNMTVHSIPIPRCNVCGQVFNSENKLSKHQENVCHNAEIVKKYSVLEEKGKKKYACNMCPLKLDTCLSIIRHVSRVHSEFVSCALCKVKIMRTHIAAHKEKEHGMKSPACGVCGRVFNSKSKMEKHQQVAHMGESNYKCPHCPKSFRWKTNLTYHLNIHLGIKNYACDRCDAKFVQPNSLNYHMKKHHPS